In Pelodiscus sinensis isolate JC-2024 chromosome 2, ASM4963464v1, whole genome shotgun sequence, the following proteins share a genomic window:
- the TMEM158 gene encoding transmembrane protein 158, translated as MLLPLLPVALLAACLPPCQGWSPAAAGGGQEAPELLLPPLNSSSRSLASLEQDLGGAGGRAEAGSPSPEPPPAAGQQPPQPAEEAPCNISVQRQMLSSLLVRWSRPLGIPCDLLLFSTNGHGRAFFSAAFHRVGPPLLIEHLGLAAGGAQQDLRLCVGCSWGRGRRVGRLRAAAAAAAAAAASSSLSEPGQFWLQGEPLNFCCLDFSLEELKGEPGWRLNRKPIESTLVACFMTLVIIVWSVAALIWPVPIIAGFLPNGMEQRRSTATASTAAGK; from the coding sequence atgctgctgccgctcctgccggtggcactgctggccgcctgcctgcccccctgccagggctggagccccgCCGCGGccggcggggggcaggaggcgcCGGAGCTCTTGCTGCCCCCTCTCAACTCCTCCTCGCGCTCCCTGGCCAGCCTGGAGCAGGACCttggcggggcgggcgggcgcgCTGAGgcgggcagccccagcccggaGCCGCCCCCCGCCGCCGGCCAGCAGCCGCCCCAGCCCGCCGAGGAGGCGCCCTGCAACATCAGCGTGCAGCGGCAGATGCTGAGCTCGCTGCTGGTGCGCTGGAGCCGCCCGCTGGGCATCCCGTGCGACCTGCTGCTCTTCTCCACCAACGGCCACGGGCGGGCCTTCTTCTCCGCCGCCTTCCACCGCGTGGGGCCGCCGCTGCTCATCGAGCACCTGGGGCTGGCGGCGGGCGGCGCCCAGCAGGACCTGCGCCTCTGcgtgggctgcagctgggggcgaGGGCGCCGGGTCGGGCGGCTCCGGGcagccgccgccgctgctgctgccgccgccgcctcctcttcGCTGTCGGAGCCCGGCCAGttctggctgcagggggagccgCTGAATTTCTGCTGCCTGGATTTCAGCCTGGAGGAGCTGAAGGGCGAGCCGGGCTGGCGGCTGAACCGCAAGCCCATCGAGTCCACCCTGGTGGCCTGTTTCATGACTCTGGTCATCATCGTGTGGAGCGTGGCCGCCCTCATCTGGCCGGTGCCCATCATCGCCGGCTTCCTGCCCAACGGCATGGAGCAGCGGCGAAGCACCGCCACGGCCAGCACCGCCGCCGGCAAATAA